The genomic segment CAGGCGCCGCAGGGCCAGCAGGGTCGGGCCTTGAGGCCCACGATCGCGACGGTGTCGATGCGTCGGCCTGCGTTATCGCTGGGCTCGGTGTTGGCGATCATGGTTGTGGCGGCGTTGCGTTCGGCGCAGAGGGTGAGCCCATAGGAGGCGTTTTCCACATTGCATCCGGTGTAGAGGCAGCCGTCAGCGGTGAGCAGGGCGGCGCCCACGGGGAACTCGCTGTAGGGAGCGTAGGCGTGCTCGGCGGCTTCGCGGGCGCGCGCGAGCAGTGTGGCGTGATCAACCATGCGAAGTGGTCCTTTCACTGGGGGAGAAGAAGCAAGCTTGTCGACGCCCCCTCGGACACAGGCTGGGACTGCTGTGAGGCTGCGCACAAGCTCTTAGCTGATCAGCGTACGGTTCCTCGTCGGAAAGCAAAGCGCGACAGGCGGGGAACAATTGCTAATCCGTGTATTGACATTTGTTCTAGGTGGGATGATACTGGGTCTCAAAGACCAATATCAAGGGCCTACCTAACTTTTAGGGAGTCGCGGTGAGTGAGGTCACGGGCCGCGGCTTGAGTACTCAGCACAGGGAACTCGACACAGAAAAGAGGACTGAGAGGCGATATGGCTGAGCAATTCGATGTCGTCGACATCATCCGCACTAAGCGCGATGGCGGCGAACTCTCAACAGAGCAGATCAACTGGGTGATCGATGCCTACACCCGTGGGGTTGTCGGCGATGAGCAGATGGCTGCGCTGAACATGGCGATCTTCATCCGCGATATGAACCGCCGGGAGATCGTGGACTGGACACAGGCGATGATCGCCTCCGGTGACACCATGGACTTCTCCACGCTGTCCAAGCCCACCACGGACAAGCACTCCACCGGCGGAGTGGGCGATAAGGTCACCCTGCCACTCGGGCCGCTGGTGTCCTCCTATGGGGTAGCGGTGCCGCAGCTTTCGGGCCGCGGGCTGGGCCACACAGGCGGCACCTTGGACAAGCTGGAATCCATCCCCGGTTGGCAGGCGGATGTGCCTACTGATCGGCTCATGGAGATTCTGGAGGATTCGGGTGCAGTGGTGGCTGCCGCCGGCGCCGGGCTGGCTCCAGCCGATAAGAAGATCTACGCGTTGCGCGATATCACCGCCACCGTGGACTGCATTCCGCTAATCGCCTCGTCCATCATGAGCAAGAAGATTGCCGAAGGCACCTCCGCCTTGGTGCTGGATGTGAAGGTGGGCTCGGGTGCCTTCATGAAGGACCTCGACCAGGCACGCGCGCTGGCTCGAACCATGGTGGATCTGGGTAATGACGCGGGCGTGCGCACCCGTGCCCTGCTTACTGATATGAATACCCCGCTGGGGCGCAAGATCGGCAACGCCCTCGAAGTGGAGGAATCCCTCGAGGTGCTCGCCGGTGGTGGTCCCGCCGATCTGGTGGAGATCACCTGCGAGCTGGCCCGCGAAATGCTGGAGTTGGCTGGGGTACACGATCCCGATGTGGAGGAAGCACTCAAGGACGGCCGTGCCATGGACTCGTGGCGCAAGATGATCCGTGCCCAAGGCGGCGACCCCGATGCGCCCCTCCCCGTGGCCGCCCACCAAGAAGTGGTCACCGCCGACCGCGATGGCGTGCTCAGCGAGCTGGACGCGCTGGCCCTGGGTGTGGGCTCGTGGCGCCTCGGCGCCGGCCGAGCCCGCAAGGAGGATCCGGTGCAGGCCACCGCCGGTATCGAGATCCACGCCGAGATCGGCCAAGAAGTGAAGAAGGGCGAGAAGCTACTCACCCTCCACACCGACACCCCCGACCGTTTCGAGCGGGCACTGGAATCCATCCGCCCCGGCATCGTCATCGGCGATGCCCCAGCAGCAGCCCGCACCATCATTCTCGATCGCATTGTTTAAGGAGAGCTACCACATGAGCTTGAACCGAGCAGAACTCGCCCGCTACATTGACCACACCCTGCTGAAGCCAGAGGCCACCCGCGCCGACTTCGAGGCCCTGGCCAGCGAGGCCGGCGAGCTTGGCGTGTTCTCCATCTGTGTCTCGCCCTCCGAGCTGCCCATCACCGCCCCCGAGGGCGTGGCCGTGGCCACCGTCTGCGGCTTCCCCTCCGGTGCTGTGCACTCCGAGATCAAGGCCGCCGAGGCAGCGCTGTCGGTGCAGCAAGGAGCCGACGAGGTGGACATGGTGATCAATATTGCCGATGCCAAAGAGGGTGACTTTGAGGCCGTGCAGGCCGATATTGCTGCGGTGCGCTCCGCCATCCCGAACGCGCTGCTGAAGGTGATTATCGAGTCGGCTGTGCTGAACGAGGACGAGATCGTGGGCTGCTGTAAGGCCGCAGAGGCCGCCGGTGCGGACTTTGTGAAGACCTCCACCGGCTTCCACCCGGCCGGCGGTGCAAGCGTGGAGGCTGTACGGCTCATGCGCCAGACCGTGGGCGATCGCCTCGGAGTGAAGGCCTCCGGCGGGATCCGTGATCTCGCCACCGCCCAGGCCATGATCGACGCCGGTGCCAGCCGCCTCGGCTGCTCCTCCTCCGCCGCAATCTTGAAGGAGCTGGACTAAATGACTATCGATAGCACCCGCATCAGCGATTGGATCGCACACGATCCCGATCCCGCCACCGCCGCCGAGCTGAAAGCTCTCCTCGATGCCGGCGACACCGAGGAACTAGCAGCACGCTTCTCTGGGCCGCTGGAGTTCGGCACCGCCGGCCTGCGCGGCCGCTATGAAGCTGGCGAATCCCGTATGAACGTGGCCACCGTCTCCCGCGCCACTGCCGGGCTGGCCGCGTGGCTGACCTCCAAGGTCGAGCGCCCCGTGGTGGTGATCGGCTGCGATGCCCGCTACGGCTCCGCCGAGTTCCACCAGGCGGCCGCGGAGATCTTTGCCGCCGCCGGCTGTATCGTGCACCTGATCCCGCCGCAGCTTCCCACCCCCTTCACCGCCTTCTGTGTGCGTTACTTCGATGCCGATGCCGGGGTGATGGTGACCGCCTCTCACAATCCGCCCAAGGATAACGGCTACAAGGTGTATCTCGGTGGCCGTGTGGTGGATGGTGATGCCGCCAAAGGTGTGCAGCTCATCAGCCCGGCAGATAAAGACATCGCCAAGCTCATTGCGGCAGCCCCCGCCGCTGATGAGATTGTACGCCGCAAGGAAAACATCGAGCCGGTCGATGAGTCCGTGCTGGAGGAGTACCTCTCCCGTGCGGTGAGCCTGCGTCGCGGCAGCGGCGAGTCGGATCTGCCTATCGTGTTCACCGCGATGCACGGTGTGGGCGGAGAGGTCCTCGATACTGTGCTCTCCCGCGCCGGGTTCACCAAGGTGACCGCCGTTGCCGAGCAGCGCGAGCCGAACCCCGATTTCCCCACCGTGTCCTTCCCCAACCCGGAAGAAGACGGCGCGCTGGATCTGTCCATCGCCACTGCACAGCGCAGCGGCGCAGAGCTGATTCTGGCGCTCGACCCCGATGCGGATCGCTGCTCTGTGGCGATCCCTACCGCCGAGGGCTGGCGCCAGCTGTCCGGCGACGAAGTGGGGGCGGTATTGGCCGAGGACATCGCCCGCACCTGCGCGGGCAGCGGCGCTACCCTAGCGGCGTCGATCGTGTCCTCGCGCTTGCTGGGCAAGGTGGCCGAGCGTCACGGGCTACGTTTCCAGCCCACCCTCACCGGCTTCAAGTGGATTGCCCGCACCCCAGAGATGGTGATGGGCTATGAGGAGGCGCTGGGTTATTGCACCGACCCGGAGGTGGTGCGCGACAAGGACGGCATCACAGCTTGCCTGCGCGTCGCCGACGTGGCGGATAGGCTTCGGGCCGAAGGCAAGAGCCTGCAGGACTTCCTCGATGAGATCGCCGCGGACTATGGGCTGTATGTGACCTCGCCGCTTACCTTCCGCATGTCCGATCCAGCCGATATTGCCGCCGCGCTGGAGAAACTGAAGACCACCCCGCCCACCAGCTTGGCTGGGGCCACGGTGACGGACTTCTCGGATCTTTCCGAAGGTTTCCGCGGCCTTCCGCCCACTACCGGCTTCTGGGTGGAAACCGATGGTGGCGACCGCATCGTGGCCCGCCCCTCC from the Corynebacterium ciconiae DSM 44920 genome contains:
- a CDS encoding cytidine deaminase, yielding MVDHATLLARAREAAEHAYAPYSEFPVGAALLTADGCLYTGCNVENASYGLTLCAERNAATTMIANTEPSDNAGRRIDTVAIVGLKARPCWPCGACRQVLREFGCTTVVVEGENGEPLSLAFDELLPYSFGPEHLSKEA
- a CDS encoding thymidine phosphorylase, encoding MAEQFDVVDIIRTKRDGGELSTEQINWVIDAYTRGVVGDEQMAALNMAIFIRDMNRREIVDWTQAMIASGDTMDFSTLSKPTTDKHSTGGVGDKVTLPLGPLVSSYGVAVPQLSGRGLGHTGGTLDKLESIPGWQADVPTDRLMEILEDSGAVVAAAGAGLAPADKKIYALRDITATVDCIPLIASSIMSKKIAEGTSALVLDVKVGSGAFMKDLDQARALARTMVDLGNDAGVRTRALLTDMNTPLGRKIGNALEVEESLEVLAGGGPADLVEITCELAREMLELAGVHDPDVEEALKDGRAMDSWRKMIRAQGGDPDAPLPVAAHQEVVTADRDGVLSELDALALGVGSWRLGAGRARKEDPVQATAGIEIHAEIGQEVKKGEKLLTLHTDTPDRFERALESIRPGIVIGDAPAAARTIILDRIV
- the deoC gene encoding deoxyribose-phosphate aldolase; amino-acid sequence: MSLNRAELARYIDHTLLKPEATRADFEALASEAGELGVFSICVSPSELPITAPEGVAVATVCGFPSGAVHSEIKAAEAALSVQQGADEVDMVINIADAKEGDFEAVQADIAAVRSAIPNALLKVIIESAVLNEDEIVGCCKAAEAAGADFVKTSTGFHPAGGASVEAVRLMRQTVGDRLGVKASGGIRDLATAQAMIDAGASRLGCSSSAAILKELD
- a CDS encoding phospho-sugar mutase → MTIDSTRISDWIAHDPDPATAAELKALLDAGDTEELAARFSGPLEFGTAGLRGRYEAGESRMNVATVSRATAGLAAWLTSKVERPVVVIGCDARYGSAEFHQAAAEIFAAAGCIVHLIPPQLPTPFTAFCVRYFDADAGVMVTASHNPPKDNGYKVYLGGRVVDGDAAKGVQLISPADKDIAKLIAAAPAADEIVRRKENIEPVDESVLEEYLSRAVSLRRGSGESDLPIVFTAMHGVGGEVLDTVLSRAGFTKVTAVAEQREPNPDFPTVSFPNPEEDGALDLSIATAQRSGAELILALDPDADRCSVAIPTAEGWRQLSGDEVGAVLAEDIARTCAGSGATLAASIVSSRLLGKVAERHGLRFQPTLTGFKWIARTPEMVMGYEEALGYCTDPEVVRDKDGITACLRVADVADRLRAEGKSLQDFLDEIAADYGLYVTSPLTFRMSDPADIAAALEKLKTTPPTSLAGATVTDFSDLSEGFRGLPPTTGFWVETDGGDRIVARPSGTEPKLKCYLEVIATDRPAAEQRLAQLKTEFAAALGL